A single Pedobacter sp. PACM 27299 DNA region contains:
- a CDS encoding MBL fold metallo-hydrolase translates to MIRKSIFFIILFTACLRITHAQTGFVNDLDTLLEWKKGYLDIHHFHTGRGNSAFFILPDGTTMMIDAGEMGGSFGTGQTLHISPAYPDESRTAAGWISSYVKQLIPKGKKPKIDYALITHFHADHYGSITAASKTSAKGEYKLSGITAIAEEIPVGYLIDRNYPLYNFPVDLRKYYKADATFLNYLAFVDYQRRHNHILVDSLHTGATDQIRLLNQPDLYPSFQILGIKSGPMLWDSKKGRNIQLLHADKLLEKGSFNENPLSLAIKLSYGDFDYFTGGDNTGLSNYETPEWFDVETPMGETVDKVDVTTFNHHGNRDAMNENFLKKLSPRVLVQQSWCSDHPGQELAYRLGSEKLYAGPRDVFATYIHPETKITYGSWFVNAYASTEGHVMIRVYPGGREYIVVILQTIGGVLTPKKVYGPYRS, encoded by the coding sequence ATGATCAGAAAGAGTATATTTTTTATTATCCTTTTTACAGCCTGTTTGCGCATAACCCATGCGCAAACAGGTTTTGTAAATGACTTAGATACCCTATTGGAATGGAAAAAAGGCTATCTCGATATTCACCACTTTCATACAGGCAGAGGAAACTCTGCCTTCTTTATTTTGCCGGACGGCACCACCATGATGATTGACGCAGGGGAAATGGGCGGGAGTTTTGGCACCGGTCAGACCCTCCATATTTCTCCGGCCTATCCTGACGAATCCCGGACAGCCGCCGGCTGGATTAGCAGCTATGTCAAACAGTTGATTCCGAAGGGTAAAAAACCTAAAATTGATTACGCGCTGATTACCCATTTTCATGCCGATCATTACGGAAGTATTACTGCCGCATCGAAAACATCTGCAAAAGGTGAATATAAATTATCAGGGATTACAGCTATAGCGGAGGAAATCCCCGTTGGTTATTTGATAGACCGCAACTATCCGCTGTATAATTTCCCTGTTGACCTTAGGAAGTATTATAAAGCAGATGCTACTTTTCTAAACTATTTGGCTTTTGTGGATTACCAGCGGCGGCATAATCATATATTGGTTGATTCCTTGCATACCGGAGCAACAGACCAGATCAGGTTGCTGAATCAACCAGATTTATATCCTTCTTTTCAGATCTTGGGTATCAAATCAGGTCCCATGCTCTGGGATAGTAAGAAAGGCAGAAATATTCAATTGCTTCATGCAGACAAGCTGTTAGAAAAGGGTAGCTTCAATGAAAACCCGCTTAGTCTGGCTATAAAACTTTCTTACGGTGATTTTGACTATTTCACTGGCGGGGATAATACAGGTTTAAGTAATTATGAAACCCCAGAATGGTTTGATGTGGAGACACCTATGGGGGAGACGGTAGATAAGGTAGACGTTACGACGTTTAACCATCATGGAAACAGAGATGCGATGAATGAGAATTTTTTAAAGAAGCTCAGTCCAAGGGTGTTGGTGCAGCAATCCTGGTGTTCGGACCATCCCGGACAGGAGTTAGCGTACCGCTTAGGTTCAGAAAAGTTATATGCTGGCCCACGGGATGTTTTTGCAACTTATATTCATCCTGAAACGAAAATAACCTATGGTTCCTGGTTTGTAAATGCTTATGCCAGTACTGAAGGGCATGTGATGATTCGTGTTTATCCCGGAGGTCGCGAGTATATAGTGGTCATTCTGCAAACAATAGGAGGTGTATTAACGCCCAAAAAAGTCTATGGACCATACCGTTCATAA
- a CDS encoding ArsR/SmtB family transcription factor, whose product MVFKALSNETRINILIWLKHPGLHFPAEELRDYDANLGVCVSDITKKAGLSPSTTSDYLSILQKCGLIEATRAGQWTYYRRNEGAIETLNTLIRKSL is encoded by the coding sequence ATGGTTTTTAAGGCGCTGAGTAATGAAACTAGAATAAACATACTTATCTGGCTCAAGCACCCTGGCCTCCACTTTCCTGCTGAGGAATTGCGAGACTATGATGCAAATCTCGGTGTTTGTGTAAGCGACATTACCAAAAAAGCCGGTCTATCTCCCTCCACAACATCAGATTACCTGAGTATACTACAGAAATGCGGGCTTATCGAAGCTACCCGGGCCGGTCAGTGGACATATTACAGACGTAATGAAGGGGCGATTGAGACGCTAAACACATTAATCCGAAAATCGCTCTGA
- a CDS encoding zinc-binding dehydrogenase, producing the protein MTTPSITDPSQVLVKVRATSVNPLDCQIRRGDYASLFDLPIITGHDISGEVVAVGEAVKNWLPGDKVYYSPRFGGTGSYAEYHLTDESSLSRMPDNLSYEEAAAVPLVGGTVWEILVVRAKLKKGDTILILGGAGGVGTLAIQVAKSLGAFVYTTGQSILHEKLQNLGADVVIDHHRKNYIEEIQAYTNGKGVDVIIDTVGGSTLSDGPHALTNYGRIVTLVDIAQPQNLIHAWEKNATYHFVFTRQSRDELYNITRLIESGHVKPIIDSIYPIEEVKNAHQRIEYAMRDRPLFGKIVLSF; encoded by the coding sequence GTGACTACTCCTTCCATAACAGATCCTTCCCAAGTGTTAGTGAAGGTACGGGCTACCTCAGTAAATCCACTTGATTGTCAGATAAGACGGGGGGATTATGCGTCACTGTTTGATTTACCAATTATAACCGGTCACGATATTTCGGGCGAAGTTGTAGCAGTGGGTGAAGCCGTGAAAAATTGGCTGCCCGGTGATAAAGTCTATTATTCTCCTCGCTTTGGCGGAACCGGCAGTTATGCAGAATATCACCTCACAGACGAATCCTCTTTGTCAAGGATGCCGGATAATCTTAGCTACGAGGAAGCTGCTGCTGTTCCGCTTGTTGGAGGTACGGTATGGGAAATACTTGTAGTAAGGGCTAAACTAAAAAAAGGAGATACCATTCTGATCCTTGGAGGCGCGGGCGGAGTGGGAACACTCGCAATACAGGTCGCTAAATCACTGGGTGCCTTTGTGTACACAACAGGGCAAAGTATTTTGCATGAGAAACTTCAGAATCTTGGAGCGGATGTAGTCATTGATCATCATAGAAAAAACTACATTGAAGAAATACAGGCTTATACCAACGGAAAAGGGGTAGATGTAATTATTGATACTGTAGGAGGAAGCACGCTCTCGGATGGTCCGCACGCCTTAACTAACTATGGCAGAATTGTAACACTAGTCGATATTGCCCAGCCGCAAAACCTTATACACGCATGGGAAAAAAATGCTACGTATCATTTCGTTTTTACCCGACAAAGCAGGGATGAGCTCTATAACATTACCAGGTTAATAGAAAGCGGACATGTAAAGCCAATTATAGATAGTATCTATCCAATTGAAGAGGTTAAAAATGCACATCAAAGAATAGAATATGCTATGCGGGACAGACCTTTATTTGGTAAAATTGTACTGTCCTTCTAA
- the istA gene encoding IS21 family transposase, whose translation MNKLRQIIRLYCQGTGTKTIHGMVGTSRTTVKKYVHVWHKLGITHDEFNEKSDNELSVLFTTPAAKTINSPRMQELELLHPGYCKRLKKKGVTREALHLEYIQQHPGGYARSRFNNAIDTYLQLSKPVMHIDHKSGDKMYIDFAGSKLQFHPADGHQCDAEVFVAILGCSQLTYVEAVESQRKEDLIKACENALHYFGGVPAAIVPDNLRSAVTKGSKYEAVLNDEFAAFAEHYAVTIIPARVYKPRDKALVEGAVKLIYRSIYQRLEGRRFNDLESLNAAIRSALEIHNNKPFSGRSYSRSEQFEEIEREALRVLNPIRYEVHKQVMVTVMKNGYIRLGEDIHYYSVPYTYIGKKVKVLYTSGIVQIYYHYTQIATHKRDRARYHYTTNKDHLASQHRFLTEWTPEKFIQEAEQIHEDVARYISQVLENKSYPEQAYKSCSGILSFARRVGPERLANACRWADNLSQYNYPVIEEILRKQLDQLQPEGEQVAIPSHKNIRGKEYYQ comes from the coding sequence ATGAATAAATTACGTCAGATTATCCGTCTTTATTGCCAGGGAACCGGCACCAAGACGATCCATGGAATGGTTGGTACTTCCCGTACCACCGTCAAGAAGTATGTGCATGTATGGCACAAACTAGGTATTACTCATGATGAGTTCAATGAAAAAAGCGATAATGAACTATCCGTTCTTTTTACCACTCCAGCCGCTAAAACTATCAATAGTCCACGCATGCAGGAACTGGAGCTATTACATCCTGGATACTGTAAGCGGCTTAAAAAGAAGGGAGTCACCCGGGAGGCACTTCATCTTGAGTACATACAACAACACCCTGGGGGATACGCACGTTCCCGTTTCAATAATGCCATAGATACCTACCTTCAGCTTTCCAAGCCGGTAATGCACATTGATCATAAGTCTGGTGACAAGATGTATATCGACTTTGCAGGAAGTAAACTACAGTTTCATCCGGCAGATGGGCACCAATGTGATGCAGAAGTCTTTGTAGCCATTTTGGGTTGCAGCCAACTTACGTACGTGGAAGCCGTAGAAAGCCAGCGCAAAGAAGATCTGATCAAGGCCTGTGAGAATGCACTTCATTATTTCGGGGGAGTGCCAGCAGCCATAGTTCCTGACAACCTGCGCTCAGCGGTGACTAAAGGGAGCAAGTATGAGGCTGTGCTTAATGACGAATTTGCTGCCTTTGCTGAACATTATGCGGTTACGATTATTCCAGCACGTGTTTATAAGCCACGAGATAAGGCTTTAGTTGAAGGAGCGGTTAAGTTGATCTACCGAAGTATCTATCAGAGATTAGAAGGTCGCAGGTTCAATGACCTGGAATCATTGAATGCAGCCATACGCTCTGCACTGGAGATCCATAATAACAAACCTTTTTCAGGGCGTAGTTATTCCCGTTCTGAGCAGTTTGAGGAGATTGAGCGGGAAGCACTGAGGGTACTCAATCCTATCCGTTACGAAGTACACAAGCAAGTAATGGTAACAGTGATGAAGAACGGATATATTCGTCTGGGTGAAGATATTCACTATTACAGTGTGCCATATACCTACATCGGGAAGAAAGTAAAAGTACTCTATACTTCAGGGATAGTCCAGATCTATTATCACTATACTCAAATTGCAACCCATAAACGCGATAGAGCTAGGTATCATTACACAACGAACAAAGATCATCTGGCCTCGCAACATCGTTTTCTAACTGAATGGACACCAGAAAAGTTTATTCAGGAAGCCGAACAGATCCATGAAGATGTGGCCCGCTACATATCTCAGGTCCTGGAAAATAAATCCTATCCTGAACAAGCTTACAAATCATGTTCAGGTATATTGAGCTTTGCCAGACGCGTTGGACCTGAGCGTTTGGCTAATGCCTGCCGCTGGGCCGACAATCTTAGTCAGTACAATTATCCCGTTATTGAAGAGATACTGAGAAAACAACTGGACCAATTGCAGCCTGAAGGCGAACAAGTAGCTATTCCTTCGCATAAAAACATAAGAGGCAAAGAATATTACCAATAA
- the istB gene encoding IS21-like element helper ATPase IstB, whose translation MRQLRLYGMYDAFKTNLETSVKDALTADQFVSLLVASEWDDRRNRSVERAIRIASFRYKASLEQVDYSFDRGLDKNEVHRLAGLDFIKERKDLFITGSTGTGKSYLATALGYHACQSGYKVMYVNTAKLMGQLKLAKAKGTMLAELKRIERLDMLILDDFGLQPFDPQSRLALLDIIEDRHQKRSTVITSQIPVKEWYDIIGEKTIADAVLDRIVHHSLRIELFGESLRRKKTKTENVFL comes from the coding sequence ATGCGTCAGCTCCGTCTGTACGGGATGTATGATGCCTTTAAAACCAATTTGGAGACTTCAGTGAAAGACGCTCTTACTGCGGATCAATTTGTTTCGCTACTGGTGGCCAGTGAATGGGATGACCGGCGAAACCGATCTGTGGAAAGGGCAATCAGAATCGCCAGTTTCCGTTATAAAGCTTCGTTAGAGCAGGTGGACTACTCTTTTGACCGTGGCCTGGATAAGAACGAGGTCCACAGGCTAGCAGGGCTCGACTTTATCAAGGAACGCAAAGATCTGTTCATCACCGGTTCCACTGGAACCGGTAAAAGCTATCTGGCAACGGCTCTCGGGTACCACGCCTGCCAGAGTGGTTACAAAGTGATGTATGTCAATACGGCTAAACTTATGGGCCAGTTAAAACTTGCTAAAGCAAAAGGGACCATGCTTGCAGAACTCAAACGGATAGAGCGTTTAGATATGCTGATCCTGGATGACTTTGGCTTACAGCCATTTGATCCTCAGTCCAGGCTCGCTCTTCTTGATATCATTGAAGATCGGCACCAAAAAAGGTCCACAGTGATCACATCGCAGATTCCGGTGAAAGAATGGTATGACATTATCGGCGAAAAAACAATCGCTGATGCAGTTCTTGATCGTATCGTTCATCACTCATTAAGGATCGAATTGTTTGGAGAATCACTAAGGAGAAAAAAAACTAAAACGGAAAATGTATTTTTGTAA
- a CDS encoding M56 family metallopeptidase — MKIIVYLLQVSACVGFFLALYHFILRKLTFFTINRWYLLAALAFSFIIPLLTLTIRNEYVQSSIYFNQLHDLSAKLQGIEVEKTIAQPQINWFDISTIVYLIIAIALLVRLIIVMSVFFGNTTLKNSTKIGRIHLIRGHKNISNGSFLNLIFLKDEKLEQAEVQQIIQHEMLHVQRLHSVDRIILELSKIILWFNPFIYLYSHAVEENHEFEVDGEIGRLADKNKYANLLLKLSISSQQTFYHTFSKVPLEKRITMLFNQPTKSMKKIIYVLVLPIGVLSCLAFSNLKTEKKSNNNGQTDAHRNHEVYYKSSADLDSQNSTSQFYSRKHVHDKNGKNYDEVTFKLVDGAASAKLGTEDKLGVFIDGNFYNEEDIKTLPVEKTASLTFDQSKGAMKLEKIPNDNYAIPFCFKTKIMK, encoded by the coding sequence ATGAAAATAATTGTATATCTATTGCAGGTAAGCGCCTGTGTGGGATTCTTCTTAGCGTTATATCATTTCATATTGCGAAAATTAACTTTTTTCACGATCAACAGGTGGTATTTGCTGGCAGCATTGGCCTTCAGTTTTATTATACCTCTATTGACCTTAACTATTCGTAACGAATATGTACAAAGTTCTATATACTTTAATCAACTTCACGACTTATCAGCGAAACTGCAGGGCATTGAGGTAGAAAAAACAATTGCACAACCCCAAATTAATTGGTTCGATATTTCAACCATTGTTTATTTGATAATTGCAATTGCACTCTTAGTCAGATTGATAATCGTAATGTCAGTCTTTTTCGGAAATACCACACTCAAAAACAGCACAAAAATTGGCCGCATCCATCTTATTCGTGGCCATAAAAATATAAGTAACGGTTCATTTCTAAATTTAATATTCCTTAAAGACGAAAAACTTGAACAGGCTGAAGTACAACAAATAATTCAGCATGAAATGCTTCATGTTCAACGATTGCATTCTGTAGATAGAATCATTCTTGAACTTTCAAAGATCATATTATGGTTCAATCCATTTATATATCTGTACTCACATGCTGTAGAAGAAAACCACGAATTTGAGGTGGATGGTGAAATAGGTCGCTTAGCCGATAAAAATAAATACGCAAACTTGCTATTGAAACTATCTATTTCAAGCCAACAAACTTTTTACCACACCTTTAGTAAGGTGCCCCTAGAAAAACGTATTACTATGTTATTTAACCAACCTACAAAAAGTATGAAAAAAATCATTTATGTGCTTGTACTGCCGATAGGGGTACTAAGCTGCCTAGCTTTTTCCAATCTGAAAACTGAGAAAAAAAGCAATAATAATGGGCAAACAGATGCTCATCGAAATCATGAGGTCTATTATAAATCGTCTGCAGATTTAGACTCACAAAATTCGACTTCCCAATTTTATTCCCGTAAACATGTCCATGACAAAAACGGCAAAAATTATGATGAAGTTACATTTAAGCTAGTCGATGGGGCTGCTTCCGCCAAGCTTGGTACAGAAGATAAGTTAGGCGTCTTTATTGATGGCAATTTTTATAATGAGGAGGATATCAAAACACTTCCAGTCGAGAAAACAGCATCATTAACTTTTGATCAATCTAAAGGTGCGATGAAATTAGAAAAAATTCCCAATGACAATTATGCTATTCCATTTTGCTTTAAAACTAAAATCATGAAGTAA
- a CDS encoding BlaI/MecI/CopY family transcriptional regulator, producing MEELTRNEERVMLILWKLKKGFVKDIIEALPDDPKPPYNTISSVVRLLEKNKYVGFKAYGKTHEYFPLISKLEYRKLFFKKMVAGYFDNSLESLLSYIVKEEQLSDSDISKIKDIINKNKLS from the coding sequence ATGGAAGAATTGACTAGAAATGAAGAACGGGTAATGTTAATATTGTGGAAGCTTAAAAAGGGTTTTGTGAAGGATATTATCGAAGCTTTACCTGATGACCCTAAACCGCCATACAATACCATTTCATCTGTTGTAAGATTATTAGAGAAAAACAAATATGTGGGATTCAAAGCATATGGAAAAACACATGAATATTTCCCCTTGATTTCAAAATTGGAATATCGAAAATTATTCTTTAAGAAGATGGTAGCTGGATACTTTGACAACTCCTTAGAAAGCTTGCTCTCCTATATAGTAAAAGAAGAACAACTAAGTGACAGCGACATCAGTAAGATTAAAGACATCATTAATAAAAACAAATTGTCATGA
- a CDS encoding HlyD family secretion protein: METKKDKLDEINLRSESVQDVLAEPPHWMFRWGNVVILVILLMILMMSYFIKYPEFVPATIIVTSQNPPEKLESRINSRLEKLFIKDHQQVKKNQILMVLQSTANYKDILQLKKVIDSISPAHMPSFPVHKLATFKLGELQGDYNNFAKAFQDEKLFVSLKPYEPENKATEQNIDANKSRMLALKQQKKLELAKFELVKKNYQRTVQLLSLKVISTAEFETEKIKFIQAEQSLENIEISLSQTQETVANLNKTRSGTNINNEKDKSNFTLQTLQLFEQLKRSLREWEQNYLIISSTDGLASFQQFWGENQFVKSGDAILTILPDHKRALIGKMFISAANSGKIARGEKVLIKLDNYRFQEYGIVEGRVQNISFAPDEKGNYYVDVNLPKGLTTSYHKTLTFDKELKGNAEIVTEDLRLIERFFYQIRKLTENHK; the protein is encoded by the coding sequence TTGGAAACTAAAAAAGATAAATTAGATGAGATCAATCTTCGCTCGGAGAGTGTGCAGGATGTATTGGCAGAGCCACCACATTGGATGTTCCGCTGGGGCAATGTGGTAATTTTGGTGATCCTATTAATGATCTTAATGATGAGCTATTTCATCAAATATCCAGAATTTGTGCCCGCAACTATTATCGTAACCTCGCAAAATCCTCCAGAAAAACTAGAGTCACGAATAAATTCCAGACTGGAAAAGCTTTTCATCAAAGACCATCAGCAAGTTAAAAAAAACCAGATTTTAATGGTTTTACAGTCCACCGCCAATTATAAAGACATTTTACAGCTTAAAAAAGTAATTGATTCCATATCACCAGCTCATATGCCCTCTTTTCCTGTTCATAAACTAGCAACTTTTAAATTAGGTGAGCTTCAGGGTGACTACAATAATTTTGCTAAGGCATTTCAAGACGAGAAATTGTTTGTCAGCCTAAAACCCTATGAACCAGAAAATAAAGCAACCGAGCAAAATATCGACGCCAATAAAAGCAGGATGCTCGCCTTAAAACAGCAAAAAAAACTGGAACTGGCCAAATTCGAGCTAGTTAAGAAAAACTATCAGCGGACAGTGCAGCTCCTAAGCCTAAAGGTAATTTCGACCGCCGAATTTGAGACTGAAAAAATTAAATTTATACAAGCAGAGCAAAGTTTAGAAAATATAGAAATTTCCTTGTCTCAAACACAGGAGACGGTTGCAAATCTCAATAAAACAAGAAGTGGAACAAATATTAATAATGAGAAGGACAAAAGTAATTTTACTTTGCAAACCTTACAATTATTTGAACAATTGAAAAGGTCTTTAAGAGAATGGGAACAAAATTATTTAATCATCTCTTCAACAGATGGTTTGGCCAGTTTTCAGCAATTTTGGGGTGAAAATCAATTTGTAAAAAGCGGCGATGCTATTTTAACTATACTACCAGACCACAAAAGAGCTTTAATTGGCAAAATGTTCATTTCTGCAGCCAATTCGGGTAAAATAGCACGTGGCGAAAAAGTGCTGATCAAACTAGATAATTATCGTTTTCAAGAATATGGAATTGTAGAAGGTAGAGTTCAAAATATTTCCTTCGCTCCAGATGAAAAAGGAAATTATTATGTAGATGTTAATTTACCCAAAGGATTAACCACCTCATATCACAAAACCCTAACTTTTGACAAAGAATTAAAAGGCAACGCAGAAATTGTAACAGAAGATTTAAGATTAATTGAACGGTTTTTTTATCAAATCAGAAAACTTACTGAAAATCACAAATAG
- a CDS encoding peptidase domain-containing ABC transporter, protein MKKFPFYKQPDAKDCGPTCLRIIAKYYKKSIPLQHLRTLSETTREGSGLLGLSNAAENLGFRTLGVKIDFDTLVAEAPLPCIVHWNKNHYVVVYKIDKAGKVYISDPSYGLITYPKEEFIKHWIGENANDKTEEGIALILETSPSFYKNEFEEEEKKTSFSFLFRYLIKYKSLVIQLAIGLLAGSLLSLIFPFLTQSIVDVGIQNQDINFIYLILLAQVMLFMGKIGIDIIRSWILLHLSTRINISIISDFFIKLMRLPISFFDTRMTGDIMQRINDHHRIEQLLTNSSLNTLFSMVNLIVFSIVLLVYDYRLFVVYLIGAILYIAWISFFLKKRKELDYKMFSQVAQEQSTVIELINGMQEIKMHNAEKQKRWAWEFLQVKLFKIKIKALSLEQWQSVGGGFINQIKDILVSFLAAKLVLSGNLTLGMMLSVQYIIGQLNSPLLQLIDFIKQTQDAKISLERLGEIHDKEDEEDSDEQYATEIPQKDIELTNISFKYTGSDAFVFQDLNLVIPYQKTTAIVGASGSGKTTLLKLITKFYEPNQGDIKIGNTNMKNISPRFWRDHCGVVMQEGYVFNDTIANNIAIGEDTIDKQKLRKAIEIANIQGFIESLPLSYNTKIGNEGIGISGGQKQRLFIARAVYKSPEYIFFDEATSALDANNEKIIIENLEQFFKGKTAIVIAHRLSTVKHADKIIVLDKGKAIEEGNHQELVAQKGEYYRLIKNQLELGN, encoded by the coding sequence ATGAAAAAATTCCCCTTTTATAAACAACCAGATGCAAAAGACTGTGGTCCTACTTGCTTACGTATCATAGCAAAATACTATAAAAAGAGTATTCCGCTTCAGCATTTAAGAACACTATCTGAAACTACCAGAGAAGGAAGTGGTTTGTTAGGGCTTAGCAACGCCGCAGAGAATTTGGGGTTTAGAACTTTAGGGGTTAAAATAGATTTTGATACTTTGGTTGCAGAAGCGCCATTGCCCTGTATTGTGCATTGGAATAAAAACCACTATGTGGTGGTTTATAAAATTGATAAAGCTGGAAAGGTTTATATCTCAGATCCTAGTTATGGCTTAATCACTTACCCGAAAGAAGAATTTATTAAACATTGGATTGGCGAAAATGCGAATGATAAAACTGAAGAAGGTATTGCGCTAATTTTAGAAACCAGCCCATCATTCTATAAAAACGAATTTGAGGAAGAAGAGAAAAAAACAAGTTTCTCATTCCTATTCAGGTATTTGATTAAATATAAATCACTTGTTATTCAGTTAGCAATTGGGCTGTTGGCAGGAAGTTTATTGTCACTTATTTTCCCTTTTCTAACCCAAAGTATTGTAGACGTTGGAATACAAAATCAGGATATTAATTTCATCTATTTAATTTTATTGGCTCAGGTGATGCTTTTTATGGGCAAAATTGGCATTGATATTATCAGAAGCTGGATTTTACTGCACCTTTCCACTCGAATTAACATCTCCATCATATCAGATTTCTTTATCAAATTAATGAGACTTCCCATCAGTTTCTTTGATACCAGAATGACAGGAGACATCATGCAACGCATAAACGATCATCATAGGATTGAGCAATTACTAACTAATTCCTCGTTAAACACGCTATTCTCCATGGTTAATCTGATCGTTTTTAGCATTGTGCTTTTGGTGTACGATTACCGTCTGTTTGTGGTTTATTTAATTGGCGCTATTCTTTACATTGCCTGGATCAGTTTTTTCCTTAAAAAGAGAAAAGAATTGGATTATAAAATGTTCTCGCAGGTTGCGCAAGAGCAAAGTACCGTCATAGAACTCATTAACGGTATGCAGGAGATAAAAATGCACAATGCAGAAAAACAGAAGCGATGGGCTTGGGAGTTTTTACAGGTAAAGTTATTTAAAATCAAAATAAAGGCGCTTTCCTTAGAGCAATGGCAATCCGTTGGTGGGGGTTTCATTAATCAGATTAAAGATATCCTGGTAAGTTTCCTGGCCGCAAAACTGGTATTAAGTGGAAACCTTACCCTGGGGATGATGCTTTCTGTGCAGTATATTATCGGGCAGCTCAATAGCCCTTTACTACAATTAATCGATTTTATTAAGCAAACGCAGGATGCTAAAATATCGCTGGAACGCCTAGGGGAAATACATGATAAAGAAGACGAGGAAGACAGCGATGAGCAGTATGCCACTGAAATTCCACAAAAAGATATCGAGTTAACTAATATTTCATTTAAATATACAGGTTCTGATGCTTTTGTTTTTCAGGATTTAAACCTGGTTATCCCCTATCAAAAAACCACGGCCATAGTTGGGGCCAGTGGCAGTGGTAAAACAACGCTTTTAAAACTCATCACTAAATTTTACGAACCTAACCAGGGTGACATCAAAATTGGCAATACTAATATGAAAAACATTTCGCCCAGATTTTGGCGGGATCACTGTGGGGTGGTGATGCAGGAAGGTTATGTATTTAACGATACTATAGCCAACAACATCGCCATTGGCGAAGATACCATTGACAAGCAAAAACTAAGAAAAGCAATCGAAATTGCCAACATACAAGGTTTTATAGAAAGTTTGCCACTAAGTTACAATACCAAGATCGGGAATGAAGGGATCGGAATAAGTGGTGGTCAGAAACAGCGCTTATTTATTGCCAGGGCAGTTTACAAGTCGCCCGAATATATATTTTTCGATGAAGCGACCAGCGCCCTGGATGCCAATAACGAAAAGATCATTATCGAAAATCTTGAGCAGTTTTTTAAAGGTAAAACGGCTATCGTTATTGCGCACAGGCTATCTACCGTTAAACATGCCGATAAAATTATTGTACTGGATAAGGGAAAGGCTATCGAAGAGGGCAATCACCAGGAATTGGTAGCCCAAAAGGGAGAATATTACAGACTAATCAAAAATCAGCTCGAACTTGGAAACTAA